The genomic interval TCAGAACAGTGGCTGCAGCCCTGAAAATAGTTTTTCACAGTCTCACTAACCAAAGGGGACTgaagtgttggtttttttttttttttcagaattgcatCTCAGTTACTGGCAACACTGATGCAAAGAAAAATTCTCTTGTTGCTGACTGAAGTGTAACTTTGGTACTGATAGGATCACTTTTTGATGCAACCCAATGCATACATGCATGTGAGGAAGTTATATAAGACCTGATTACCACTTTAATTTTTCCAAGAACACCTTTATGATGGACCCAGTTAGAATTCCTTGGCATCCTAACAATCTTAATACATGTATACATGCAGAGAAATGCTTCAAATATAATCCCTCAAGCCACAATTGTTAGTGTCAAAAGTAGTTCTTAATGGGCAGTGATAAAAGTCAGGGATATAATTAACTCATGGTAGGCAGCAAATTGCAATTCTGTGGTTGGCACCATGGAAGAGATTTCTTGCAACAGTTTTCACATGGCTTTCACTTTGATTTgcttcattttcatttgcttcttCTCAAGTTTCTTCTGTTCACGCCGCAAAGCAGCCTCCTGTTAGAAAATAGAAAAAGTTGTATGAAATTATCAGATTTTGTGTTTCTTTGCAGGAGAAATCAGAACaccagacaaaaacaacaacttcaaGGAAATTCAGTTAGCTGTATGGGTCTTCTCAATCATTCTGTTGTGCAACAACATACAATTGTTACTTTGTCATTGTGGGTGAGCCACTCATCTCTTGAGGcaggaaaaaattaaatggttGTCCAGTGCTCTTCTGTTATGGTAGATAGGAAGAAACATAAGATAAGATAGATCTCATTTCTGGAAAGGCAGGACAAAAACGGACTTCCTGAAGAGATGTGTGGGGTCCATTTATTAgcgtctgcttgattagtgctcactgTCTGctgactcaacaaatgcaaatgagaaatctccccgGGTCAggggttcccagcagacaatgagcactaatcaagcagacactaatcctcctttgcataccctcccaccctgaagcctgccatcagcaacaaacaatacacatgcaaatcattcctgcctttccaggtcacacaataaaTATACCCAAcgcctttccaggcaagcattctctgaagatcccagccacagatgctggcgaaatggtcaggaagaaactcttctagaacatggccacacagcccgaaaaacccacaaaaactatggtaTACATATGCTTTATAGCTGAGGCCATAATATCATTTTGTACCACATCCAAAAAagtaggtttatatccatgaaaactcatgctaaaataaaaaaagttattcttaaaagtgctgccatcttacttttttttctccccctctcttctcctttttataGTAACACAGGTAGACTACTGAGAAAAGGGCaggcaaatcaaaacaaaacctgGAAGCAGCAAGATCAGAGCCCCACAACATACTTGCAGAGAGTTCTCCTTCACAGAACTCATCAACCACCAAATGTTTGTACTCCATGTCTTGACCTGATCAATGCAGGTTTTCGGAAGGGGTCCGAGAGCTGCTTTGGCAACTATCCATACAGACTCACAGCTTATATTTTGAGAATCGCTGTCTTAAAAGCTTGTCTGTATTGATGGTCCCACCTTCCCCAGAACCCCAGAGTAATCTCTTAAAAAGGAGCTCAAACAGAAAAAGAGACCGATATCACCACTCAAATTTGTATCTCATTTCACCAGCTTCAGCATGCCCAACATCACTGACCAGGGCTCAACTTTTACTAAACattaatgaattttttaaaaaacattgtttaCCTCCAGACGTCGCTGCTTCTCTGGATCTTCTTCATTCATTATCCTCTCTTTTTCTGCCcgtttcttttcttccctgcGGGATTGAGCAGCCTCTTGCCTTTGCACATGCGTCAGTTTCAGAAAATTCTCTTCTACCCGTGCCCTGTTCTTATCAGCTTTTTGTTTGCCCTTTGGTTCAGGGTTAGGAGAGATGTCAAACATCACCATTAGTATGAGTAAGCACTCAGCACTTCAAAGAACATTGCAATGAGTTAACACAGATATAAAATAGCTAGCAAAACGAAACCCTATACTAGATCACTGACATGTCCAGTTTACTTTAACATACTTATTTGAGCTAAGCTTGATTTCTTAAAAACAAAGTTTTAGCACATAtagtactttggtcacatcatgagaaggcagaactcactggaaaaaacaataatgctaggaaaggtggaggaaagtagaaggagaggaaggctgcatgctagatggatggactctattaaggagctcacaGGTAAGAATTTGCAGAAActagcagagcagtagaggataggaaatcttggagatgtctaatccacatgggtcaagattgactcaagagtggttaacaacaaaaagttCACAGTGGTTCCACATCTCCTAACAAGATTACAAAGCTCAGGTCAGGAGTATCCAGAGATGGAAACAtgactttttggattacaactcctaaaATAAACACTTTCATGTTCAGAAACCAATGTCTCAGCACTCGAATTGGACTCCTATCATCTTCCAAACACAAGTCAAAATTCTGGTTTTACTTATGCAGTTACATGAACACCTAAAGTTGTGCAGTCACTTTTGCCTCTTTGCTTACATTACAACATGTCACAAATAATGTTGACCAACCCTTGGAAATGCTATAGTTCAGGCAAAGCACAGGGGATGGTGTCCAGTAGAGACAGGGAGATATTTTAATATGAAGTGAGCACACAACCAATTACACAACTTACCTCTCTATTCAGACGGAACTTTTTTGCTTTGTCAATGGAGTAAATCACCATGTTCATCAGAGGCAGCAGAGCTTCCATGTCTTTTGGGGAAGTGTTGCCTGAGCCAGGTACTGTAAAGCAAATGAGTACTTTTCTTAGATTAAAGTGCTCAGGTTGAAATCTGAAAACTATTTAATTGGTAGTAGGTAAATATCCTAcacagaaataacacagaaacatacaagccccactgaactcagtgagacttAATTCTGAGTACATGTGAAGAGGACTGAGACCAGAGTCCTGTCCCCACTGTTAGCAGATACCTTAGCCAATTCATTGAGGCCCCGTCTAATTCTAGTGTCACCCAATGGAACCTTCCCCAGAAGATCCACTGTCCAATGAAGCAAAGCCCTAGCCACTATGGAAACTGTGGTAGCCGCCCTGATGGCAATGGACACTGCCTCATGTGCCCTTTTTAGCTTTGTCACTATCCTCCTGTCCTCTGAAATTCTAAGGGTATCCTTGTCACTTCTGCAAAATATGGCTAAGGAAATGAGAGCAGATAAAGGGGCCTCCACTAGGAGTATTTGCAATTTCTTCATGACTGCACGTAGAAAATATTAAGTTTCTTAACTCTTCTATGATTGGGTCTACTGGTTGCAGGCTTATTTCACTCATCCCTAATCGCATGAATCAAGTTGGAAGGGTAAGGCATTTCTAGGACTTAAGATGCCATGGGATATAACTCTTCCCACATGCTGGACAGGGGGTGGGGTTTGTTTGGGTGATAGGGTAATGCCTAGAGTCCTAGTCTTTTTCCTTAGCAGTAGGGGAGAATCCGCTTCTTGAAAGAATCACACAAAACTAAGAGTATGGTCCAGGTTCCCATCCCTCTCTTATTCAGGGAGTTCCCCTTCTTCCACCACCCCCATAAGTGCTTGCAGACCCTGGTCCTCTTAGTCCTCCTCTGAGAACTAGGCTTGCTCTGGCTTACGGAGCCTTTGCTGTGCTTGGggcacatgtgtgtgtgagtgtgtgtggtgtCTGCCTCTGAATCAGAAGGTGAGAACTCCTCCTTTCcctgaaaatggcattttctagaAATACTAAATGCCCCATGGCTGAGATGGCAGCCACTTTCACATGATCAAGATGGTGGATATCCTCCATGGCACAGGTTGCGAGAGGAGCCCACAGAGGAGCCTGCCAACCCCTGCCAGGTGTGTTCTGTGCTCCTGCCGTAGCAGGAGGCCATGCGGTTGCTGCCACTGCTAGTGTCCTTGGCCTTTGAGATGAGTCCACTTCGCAGCCTGGAGGCCACTGGAAGGCTAGGGCAGAACATGGATCTATCCATCTCCCATCTACCACCCTGGTGGCCCTTACCAAGATGGTGGCTTCCTGGACCAGTAGTCCCCTGATCCACCTGGaggacactgccttggagtgtagtgtaatcttcttctttggaggtttttaaatagaagctgcatggccatctgttgggagttctttgattgtgtattcctgatcAATGGcagggtctcttctaactctatgattctatgatctttcaCACccgactctctctctctctctctctctctctctctctctgtgtgtgtgtgtgtgtgtgtgtaattcactGATTATGACAACTTTGGATTTTTCCAGGATTTAGCAATTAACATTCATGCTTCCATCAGAAGGTTTTCCAAGACTCTCTTATCTTCTTGCTGAATGAGCATTTTCTTGTAAGGACAAAGATGCAAGTGTGATTTGAGGACACTACACCATTGTGACCTCAAATGGACATATACTCTTTAGATACTGATCACAGGGGAAATGAACTCTTGCCCAGAATACATTAGAAGGTAAACTCTGGCTATGCTTTCAAATGCAGGATTTTACCTTCCCAAGAAAAAGCCATTTGAAAATCATGAATCCATTCTTAccattaaaagtaaataaaagtgTCTTTTTAGTTTCAGGTAGTTTCAAAGGTTGACCTTCCCtaacaaagaagagaaagaactaCTATTAGAAGgatattaaaaatgaattatttaagGATAGCAAAACCATATTAgtagagtctggaaaagttacttttcaaagtcACTTGAAGACTCAGAGTTGCCAcccaagaagtaacttttccaaactctgatgcCCAGGTGCACCATCAACTACTATGTAAGCAGACAATTCCGAATCTAATTGTACATACCCTGCTGTTAAGGCCAATCTGGTGCATTCTGAATTACACTAGGAACTTTCTGCCAAAGCTTAGTTCTGGGAGGACTGTGATGTAGGATGTTTTCCACCTTAAACCTCACTGGGAAAAGCCATCTAGAAATGTCATCATCTAGAAGAAACCATCACTGATATTCCGTCACTGTACAATGAACAACATGAGAGCGCTTAGCTCTGGCTCTGGGCAGCCAAGGATTTGCTGTGGCAATCTGCTTCTTCTACTAATGGGGGCAAGTGCCAACTGGATCCTTACTAATGCCTTGCTTCAAAGCTGTTGATAGAATAATAGCAAGGTGTCTGGGCAACTACTGGGGCAGAACACATTGTTTCTGCCCATCTTTCCTCCAGTAAACAGGATATGGAGCTGTTCAGCAGGCAAATGCTGTGTCATATTTGCTGTAGCATCACCTAAAGTATCACTTAAAGGAACAAAGACACTGCTCTCTCTTATCAGAAATCATATGTTATTTCAACAAAGTAAATATTCAATTCTATACAGAATGAGCTCTGAAGACAACCCAAATGAGCTCTGAACACAACCCAAAGCCCAACCATGTCACAAACTAGGTAAATTCTAACACTGGCCACATCAGAATTCCCATGCTGGAAGTCTGGTTCAGACAACCCCCCTATGGTCTTTGCTAACAAGCAAGCTTGCTTGagactttcccttcttctttttcttcaccttTCACAAACTACAACCCATCATTAACTTCAAAGTACAAACCTTCTTGTGCCATACTCACTCTTGCATTAGTTTTGGACCAGAGAACTGGTCTGAAAAATGGACGGACTCAATCTTGTCGGCATAATGTGTAAGAAAATGGATCATCtacaaggagaaaaaaggagTACAAGGAGTACTGAGGACGACATATTTTCTTATGAAGCTGTATACACCCATCCAAAGCAACCATCAACAACAGCTAGCCAGATACCGCAGGCAGCAGCATAAAGGCAAAAAGCTTCCCCTGTTGTTTTATCCCCAGAGCCAAGTCCAGGAGTACCCTAAACTGCAAACGTGCgtcttcagggggagtataaccccatctagcacaggctggatccctattccctgatctgccttccaactgaccaggaggacttctgtcttgtctggataaaatttcaatttgtttgccctcatccagtccattactgatgccaGACACTGCTTTAGGACCAGgaaagcctccttggattgaggtggaaagtagtagcagagttgggtgtcatccgcatattgaTGGCACCTTACTTCAAAACGCCAGaggacctctcccagtggtttcatatatgTTAAATAGAATAGggaacaacacagaaccctgagggaccccataggtcaatggccagggggtggAGCAGGAGTCTCCCAGCACCACATTCTAAGttttcccctccaggaaggagtggagccactgtaaaacaatacTTCCAAggcccatcccagagaggtggcccagaaggataccatggtcaatggtactaAAAGCtactgagaggtctagcagaactaacagggacataTTCCCCCTGACCAGTTCCCTGAGTAGGTTATTCACCAAGGTGACTAAGGCTGTCTccgttccatagccaggcctgaaaccagactgaaatgaatcTAGACAATTCATTTCGTCCacaaacccctggagttgggaagccaccacatgttctaCTACCTTGAACAAAAATGGTAGGTTGGCAGATAATTATTCATTGTGGAAGGATTAAGGGATGGCTTTTTAAACAAAGTCTTCACAACTGCCTCTTTTAGGCAAGGTGGAACTCTgacttgttgtagggaggcactgactacctccttcacccactcagccagtccccctctggcctgtttgatAAGCCAAGATGGACAAGGATCTAAGACACATGTGATGGCTTTCACCTCTCCagggatcctgtccacatcatcaggctgcacaaactgaaaagtatccattaacactggacagaCAGGTGGAAAGGCTATATCTACTGGCACTGCATCAACTACAGCAGCCAAGTCAGAGCAGATCTGAACAACTTCatttgcaaagtgctgtgcaaattcttcacagtgggctGCCAAGTGATCTGCATTTTCTACATGAGCAAGTGTGGACAAGAGACCCCTGACCACTCTGAGCAGCTGTACTGGACAGCTCTGTGCAGATGCAATGTTGGCAGCAAAAAATCATTTCTTTCCTTCCCGCACTACCATGGAGTAGACCTTCAGATAGGCTCTAGTTTGTGTTCAATGAGATTCGCTTCGAGTCTTCCGCCAACATTGCTCTAGGCCCTGTCTTACTTGCTTCATCACCATCAACCAGGGAGCTGGTTTGGCTCTACGCCATAAGAAGGGACACTCAGGAGTGATTGTGTCCACTGCCCTGGTCATGTTCCCATTCCAAAGGTtggccagagcttcaacagaattgccTGCCAAGGTGACAAGAAAATCCTCAAGAGTATTCAGGAGCactaaatgtagattgttttaatatgtatctcTTATCCTTTTAAATTGCATGCATGTCCCTTTAAATTGATGTATAcctgtattttaattgatgtgttttaactgatgcaaGCATCTGCAAACGGCAAGCACTCCCttatccccaatggtggtgcatgcacgtgaccacaccaccattggggacaacgaggactgtccctaatggcagcacagccatgtgcacgtgacaccattggggacaatgggacacAAGTCCTGCGGTACCTGCAAGGGGGAGatttggaacagatcccccatggataccaaggtacCAATGTATTATTGTCCACCAGACAAACTTACATTCTCAAGAATAGCcagaaaacaattttatttcaCACAGCTACATGGAAGTTTTGCCTCCTAAGGCAGATACCCTATTTTTTCAGAGATATCAAGGTAAGAAAGACTCCTTCACACCCTCCAAACAGACAAATATGACAAATAAGTAGAAATGCTGCTGAAGAACCCTCAGAAGTAAAGTTTAGATTTAGACAACTGGGTATATTGTTACAACTCTTGTAAGATTCCTCACTTGCTGTAActtaaatgtttttatcagtTATTTTACTTTACATTACCTTCGTATCCATCATTCCCTCTGTGACCTCACCCATCTCTGATAGGATAGCCAATGACTCTGGGAGCCCATACTTCATCCCAGTCTTAGGTTTATCACTGCAAAATTCACTCTGTTCAGGAAGAAATGGCAGCATTAGAAGCAATGCTTTGTGTTTACCATCACTTGCTTAAGCAGGTGCCTAGTCatctaaataaaaaattaagaaaggaATTCAAGTTTCCAGTTTGGTGTGAGGAGGCAACCGACAAAGGGCAGAGTGTACCATACAGTCTATCCATGTGGCATACAATATCATTGCCATGTCTCTCAACCATCAGTGGCTTGACCCATTGTTGGATGCTTCCACCACAGGAACCTTCACAGTAAGCAACCACTGACCTATTCAAAACAGCTAAAATTAAGACCATGCTCAATTAGAATAAGACCCCACCACATCTCCCCAAGTCCTTTTCATATGGCTGACCGCATCACCAGATATTTGCTATTTTCTTGCATTGTGACTTTTCCCCAAAGCATTTGTACCATATTCACTTTCTCCAACCATTCCATAAATTAAATCCTACAATATGAAAGCAATATAGTATTCTGATTTTTCAATACACTACTTTCCTTAAAGTTTTCAGGTAAATTCTGATATTCTAAGGCATTATACACTTACTGTCCTATCTCTGCATTTCACCTCTCCCAGTCCCTCAGTACATACCAGGTCCTGCATTTCCTTCTGAAGCCTCACTAAGGCTTTTCTTGTCCCAACAGCAAACACGTAGGTATCCATGTCATCATCGTTCATAGTAACTTTTATTTGCTAAGCAACACAGAAAATGTTAGTCACCCCTAGGTCTACACAACTACATTCATTAATACAAGAAATCGCAAAGAATGAATACAGATTTCATTATTTCATAGCAATGTCAATAGCATAAATGGGCTCAGGTTTTACAAATGGCCATTAGCCAAGATCAGAAGCATGTATGATATGAATCTCAGGATAACTTGGAAAATCCTCTGAAGTATAATTATGCATGAAATGTCTACTTGCATCTCATAATGCAATGATAAGTGAACAAAGATGAAGTCCTTTTTAGGACCAATGTACACCATTGCTGGAACAATTTAACAAATAATCTGTCACCACATGAGACTCAACACCTTTTTTAGCCCATCAGAAGTAAGTGAACTGCAAAGTAATTTCtttaatcccagaattccactgcacaGGATACTTGCAGAAAAGTAAGTACTGTAACCTTGAAACAAAGTCAGTGGCAGGGAAAATACTGTCAAGTCAATCATTTACGCCTTCATATATAGTATTCCTAATTTGGACAAGTTATAGAAGAAAGGAGCTACAAGTACAGTGGTTAACTTGCTATTTTCAAGGATACCTTTGAAAGCCAAATCCCTAAAGTAATTTAATGAATAAATCACTTTATTAATGTATAACAAGTTTTAGTTTCTTTCAAAACGTATTGTACTTTTAAAGAGCAATTTTAGAGGAATTTTGACAGGTATTCTTTGTGTTTTGTGCAATTTTCTTAATCTTAAAgggtttattcttttaaaaagttaaaaattctgcagactggaaaaaaacagtatgaaaaatgtgcatttctttttctttaacttATTGTTTCTGAGGTTTCAGTAAACATTGCATATAGATAGAGAAATCTATCTTCACAGCCATATGCTCCAGAAACCTCTTGTATTTAATTAAATGATGCAGAGATTCTGCATACAACTTTTCATAAGCTATTCAAACACAATTTCATGAACTTAACCTTACTAAAGATGATCTGAGGTTGCAAAACTAAAACACATACCACTTGGTCACAAGCTGGTCTCATCATACGAGCAAGCACATTCAGCAAGTCTTGTCTTTTGagaaactaaaaaacaaaattttGACCACAGTTAATCAATGTCCCAAATTTAGCATAACTGTCATATTCTTGAAGGCACAAGATCTCTCCCTACAACCagaactaattaaaaaaaaacaacaagcttGCTCAAGAAGTACCATAAAATGTCCTGTGTTACAAAATCAACAGCATGCAGAGAACACACTGCAAAACCACAGGGCAACTCTACCGCAATTCTTCATGGATGCATATTTATTTGTCTACtggattaaaattacatagagatcttgtagcacctttgagcctaactgagataaagaaactggtagcatgagctttcaaagacttcagtctatttcctcagatgtttaGAATCTGATCTTTCATCGTGCAATTAAAGGTTACATACAAACAATTCCCTAACGGCCTAAGCACTTTGGATAAGTTATTCTTTTGGACCATATAGCTTGTGGCTATGGTGATTGCAGAATTCGCAGACATACAGTCTCATGAGAAAGATTTTCCAAATTTTAGGTAGAAGTTATTTCTACCTTTTTAAGCCCAGGCAGACCAGATTCAAACCTTCAGAGCACAATATGGGAGCATCTCCATTTTCTATGCAAAGGTGAACACAGaacatacatgggggatccgttctggattccCCCTCCCACATAtgggggaaaagagtgtatgctcaagccccattgaaaataatgggatgcACGCTCACAGCATGGGtatgtgccccattacttctgccagGGTTTGCCTTCCACGTTAAGCTCAAAGTGGTAGAAGGCAAGCTTGCCTATGGGGGAGGCCAACTGTACTGTCCACTTTTGCTTAGGAAATTTAGCATCATCCTGTCTCATCATTCTGCCTTTTGCTTGAGGGTGGGAGGAAAATGGGGGACTAAGCTTTCATTTAGCCAGATCCTGCCCTCTTGTGATGAGTGGTTAAGGGGTCACGGACTATGATTTTTTGCAGAAAATGGAGGTAAAGATGGAGCTTTTAGTTTTCcagtttccattttcttcagggaCTACACTGTTGTCTTTTCAGTTTGGCTCAATACTTTTCATATTTCGCCCTTCTGGCCAGCTTTAGTTCCACGGGAAACAGTGTCCCATTCCTGTATCTGCATGATGTAAAACAGAGCAACTTCTACAGCACATATGGTTTTGTCCTAATTCTAACCTGTTCTAAGGTCCTGactgaggccccattcatactggggtaaaagacatggagggaactgggatgatccggatgcccctcccccgaatcgctccgttagcaagtgcccactacaaattgaaatcgaatgcattttgacagaaatcgaatgcattctgtagattggccgctgccaatcaagctatcgtcatggtgacgtttgcagggcatcgggggaagtgtcctccctttttaaagagccaggcacaggggtttcagcggctgaagcagggagagagatgcctctctctctctctctctcttttaataaacctgtgggcttttgggtcagatctgcccctgtcccaggc from Sceloporus undulatus isolate JIND9_A2432 ecotype Alabama chromosome 6, SceUnd_v1.1, whole genome shotgun sequence carries:
- the CCDC47 gene encoding PAT complex subunit CCDC47, whose amino-acid sequence is MRTVYFFVAALFIPWGISLAKFDEFDDGDDIVEYDDNDFAEFEDVIEDPATESPQRIVTTEDDEEEATVELEGQDEGLDFEDGDAQEGDAESEPYDDEEFEGYEEKPDAIPGKNKDPITIVDVPAHLQNSWESYYMEILMVTGLLAYIMNYIIGKNKNNRLAQAWFSSHRELLESNFALVGDDGTNKEATSTGKLNQENEHIYNLWCSGRVCCEGMLIQLKFLKRQDLLNVLARMMRPACDQVQIKVTMNDDDMDTYVFAVGTRKALVRLQKEMQDLSEFCSDKPKTGMKYGLPESLAILSEMGEVTEGMMDTKMIHFLTHYADKIESVHFSDQFSGPKLMQEEGQPLKLPETKKTLLFTFNVPGSGNTSPKDMEALLPLMNMVIYSIDKAKKFRLNREGKQKADKNRARVEENFLKLTHVQRQEAAQSRREEKKRAEKERIMNEEDPEKQRRLEEAALRREQKKLEKKQMKMKQIKVKAM